DNA from Gracilinanus agilis isolate LMUSP501 chromosome 3, AgileGrace, whole genome shotgun sequence:
GCTTCTTCGGGGCGGGGACCCGTCGGTGGGGAGCCCGCCATCCCGGCTCCCCCAGAAACGGCCACCCGGAGCAGAGGCTGCCCCGCCGCGGGCCACAGCTAGCAAGGGATGGACAGAGAAAGATGGCGCTTGTTGGGTGCCAGCCAGAATCTCCCCCCAGAGCGCCGGCCTCCGAGCCTGCCCCGGGCCGGCGTCCCGGGACCCAGAAAGGAGTCAGGACGGCGAAGCGGCTGTGGAGACCCCCAACAGCCTGCAGGAAGGAGGAGCAGCCGGGCTGAGAGGCGTCCGAGGGCAGAGTCTGTACGGACAGAGAATAGCCGGGCAGGACTCGCACTCATGTTCCTTCAGCTGTCACTATAGCTTGTGTAATGCAGACATCTGACCCCAGGAtacaggaggggagagagagagagacagagagagagagagacagagagagagagagacagagagagagacagagacagagacagacagagacagacagagacagacagagagagagagagacagagagacagacagagacagaaagacagagacagaaagacagagacagacagacagagagagacagagacagacagagacagacagagacagacagagagagagacagacagagacagacagagagacagagacagagacagagagacacacagagagacacacagagacagagagacaaagagagacagacagagacagacagacagagacagagagacagagagacagagagacaaagagacacacagagagacacacagagagagacagagacagagagacagagacaaagagagacagagacagagagacagagacagagacagacagacagacagagacagacagacagacagagggagagaggagggcagagacagagggagacaggcAGAGCCTCTTCCAAGCCCAGGGCTGCTTCTTTTGGGGACAGACGAGGGTTTCCGGCCCGGAGCTGGTCTCAGCCAGGCATCCCATCCCGCGGGACAAGGGTGCCCCCTGGTGGCTGCTTCTGTTCACCACAGATGGGGATCGTGCTCGGCGCACACAGGCGGAAGGCTCAGAGGCGCAGCCAGAACTTGCCCCCCAGGTTAGCGCTTCcatgagggggtggggggggatggGGCGGTGCTGGAGCTCCTCGCGGGGTGCCACTAGCCCGGCCGGGAGCTCTCAGCATTAGGCAGGAAAAAGGAGCGAAGAAGCGCGAGGAAGCCTCCTGGGCTGTGGCTGGGCCCTTCCCGCCTCCCCTCCTATGACTGGTCCCGCTGGGCAGCCCACCAGCAAGGCGGAAGGAGGGGGCGGTGCAGAGAAGCTCCGAGGCAGCCTCCTGGCCCGGAGTCACAGACCTGGTTCTGACCCGACCGGAggcactttccagctgtgtgaccctggacaagtcactgaccCCCACGGCCCGCGCTCACCGCTTaatgtcttggaaccaacacacagcacGGATGCTAAGGCCGGGGAGGCTCCTAGAGGAGGGCAGCTCCTGGgtcagagaaggggagagacGAGACTCTCTTCCAAGCATGTCCTCTTCCCCGAGGGGGGGAACCCCGGAGGCTGCCTcttggaaggggggaggggaaggggggctTCATGGACTCGTTCCTGAGcaggtgtgggggaggggtgctgGGGCTCCAGGAAGCAGCAGGAGGGTCTCTCCCTGCAGCCTGGGGGTCCGGGGCCCCTGAGTCACTTCCCTTTGCTCAATGGACaggggcgtgtgtgtgtgtgtgtgtggggggggggttccATGGGGGGGTGTCGGGCCCTTCACGCCCCTCTGGCCCACCTCCCTGAACCCCACTCAGGCTGCTCTCCCAGCGCCCTCGGCTCTCCCGGTGGCCTTCCCTGCAGCGGCCAGCAAGACCAAAGGGCCTGCTGGCTGGAGGCTCCTCCCCATGGGCAGCTCGGCCTTCAAGGCTCAGGCTGTGCCTTCCAGTGAGCCGGTGGGGCCCCAGAGGTGGGACACGTACCTTGGCAGAGGTGAGGGACCCCGGCCAGGCGGGCATGGAGGGTCAGGCTAGGGTGCCGCGTCTCTTCtcgtctcttttctttcttcttcgtTGCAAGGGCTGGTTTCCTGGgtcagagagaggggaggagggcagagacagagacagaggcagagatagagggagagatagagagagggagacagagacagagaaaagagacagagacagagacagagagggagagatagagagagggagacagagaaaagagacagagacagaggcagagatagagaagggagagagacagagacaggcagagacagaggcagaggtagagagggagacagagacagagacagacagagggagagaggagacagagacatcCTCAAATTACCAATGAGTAACAACACAAATAGCTATCCCAATGGGGGAAAGGCGCCCCCCTATTGGACTCCCCCTCTGAGCTGTCTCCAGGCACAGGCAGGTCTGGCCTGTGTCTCCCCAGGTCCGGCAGCCCTGGGAGGTGTCACTGGGCCACTCAGAGCTCTTCCGGGTCTCCACTTGGTTCTCAGATCAGAAAAAGCCTGGCCGGAGCCTGGCTCCGGCCTCCCTGCCCTCCGCTGAGCCGCAGACAGCCTGGCATTCGATTCGGAAGCTGGTGCCGCCCAGCACGAAGGCTGGAAAGGGCCATCGAGGCCCTccttttacagacgaggaaactgaggcccagccaCGGAAGGCAGCTTGCCGAAGGCCCCGTGGGACAGAAAGCACATCGTGCCGCAGCACAAACAGCCAATTCCAGGGACGTTTCTGGCCTGGGAGGGAGGGTTTCATCTTTGAAGCTTCGCCAAGTCGTGCCACTAGAAGTCTGTCATTAGAGCAGGAAGTCCTCGCTGAATCGCTGGGTCTGGGGTCCAGCCTCGGACCCCTCCGCAGAgggaccctgggcgagtcaccgACCGCTGCCCGAGCCAGCTTTGTCTCATTTGTGGAATGAGGATTCTGAGGATCCAGTGGAGCACCGGTAAAGGCTGGGCCCTGGGCTCGGGTCAGGCCCGTCTCTCTCCTTTAGGAGTTTTCTTGTAGGAGATAGAGGAGAGGTTGGACACTTCCTTGTCCagatcatttcacagaggagCAAACCGAggccaacaggatgaagtgaccCGTCCGGGGTAGCCAGGAAACGTCgcaggccagattcgaactcccGAGGATGAGTCTTCCCCAAGACGGGTCTGGTGCTCCGGGCACTCTGGTGCCACCTCCCTGCCCAGCCTCCACTCTCTCTCCTTAGCTCCCGCGCCCTCGCTCTTGGCTGGTggtcctccttccctctctccctccagggTCTTCCCTGGTTTCTGCCCGGTCCGGGCTCCTCTGGAATCCGATGACCCGATGGGTGCCTTGGGAGAACCTTCTTTCTAATGCATTAAAATACTAAGATTTCACAGGAAACCCCTCCTGGGGAGTCCCCCAAATGCACCGAGACCCCCCCAGCGCCCTCCCCTCAGGGACACCCCTGGTTCCAACGAAGGAGCCAAGTCGCAGCCTTCCATGACGTCTCCCCGAATCTCCGAGCTTCCTCCCAAGGGTCGGTCTCCCCTCAGTCTCCCCTCAGTCACCCCGGAGGGCTCCGAGCCATCTCCTCGTGGCTGTCTGCCCCGTCCTGGCTCCATTCCCGTTGGGGCGTCTCTGGCCTCCCCCAGGAAGCATCCTCTGGATTAAAGCACAGAAGAGGTTCCGGGCGTCCCTCCTCTCCGCCTCCTTCGGCTCCTCAGAAGACGCCGCCGTCGTCGTGGTGGGGGCCGAGCCGGACAGAGAGCCGCAGCAGCCAGGAGGAACGTCTGAGCTTCTTTACCGGGCCACCGAGGCGGAGGGCCGAGCCCCAGAAGCAGGACCTCTTTGGGCCTGGAATCCGGGAGAAGAGCCGGGGACGGGCCCTGCGGCCGGTGACCAGAAGGATAGGAGGCAGGAGCCCGGCGGCCCCCCATTTCAGGCCAGGAttcaaggagggggaggggaggaagcgGTCCAGTCTGGCTTTAACAGGTTGCCTTGGAGAGGCGGAGCGGATGGATGTCTTCCCCTTCTGGTCGGCGTCCTGGAGGCCTCGCTCCGCGCCGAGACTTCTTTTGCTTTAAGATCTACAAAGTCGAGGCCTGAGCTGGGCTTTCCCTGCAGGGTCTCCCTCCGCAGCACAGGGGTCCCGGGTCCGGGTCCACCTTGGACACCGGCCGGGTGAGCCACTCGCCCCCAGCCCCTCCTGCTCTTCTTAGGACAGGATTGAAAAAACCCTCCGGGCCACTTTCGCCAGGCCAGAGACAAAAGTCTGTTCATTAGAAATCAGTCCATACTTAACTATTTCATGTTCAAATTTcagtttaataatttatttaaataaggtATTTGAAGAGGcagttttaaaaaaacccaagatttatatttttatttccttgtaaAAATCTTTACACATGCAGACAAACCAGTGTAAGAAAGTCTCCACCATCATTTAACAAAGAACCACTTAAATAGTCTAAGGTCTGCAATTTATCCGTATAAAAATAAGGTACGTTTTTACAGAAGACCACTCTCCAGTTCTTATAGTGATAAACAATACACAACTCTAATAGGTACAATTAAACTTGACCATGGTTTTCAATGAGATACTGCTGGGGCATTTTAATGTGCAAAAATGAACATAGTTCTTTCAAAAGGAAACGTCCTCCGAGCTTCTAGAAGCCTGGAGGGCTCTGAATAAATCACATCCTAATCCGTTTGCTTCTACTATTCCAATTAAGCGTCCGTACACCATAATGCAGAGGCAGAACCACAGCGGGGCGGGCCGGGGCCCGTCAGCGCCGGTGCCGCCCGTGGCCCGAGCGGTTGCCGCCGTGGTGCTTGCCTTTGTGTGCGCGCTCGAAGGACCGCGACCTCTCCCGCCGCTCGCGGTGGTGGCTGCGGTCGTGCCGGTGCTTCTTGGCGGCGTCCGAGTGGTCCCGGGACTTGCTCTGGGAGCGCGAGCGGGACTTTTTCCTCTTGTGCCCGTGTCTGTTGGAGCTCTTCAGGTCCTCGCGGGCGTGCTTGGCCTTCAGGTGGGGCGAGCCGTGGTTGTGGTGCCGGCGGGGGCTCTCGCTGTGACTGCGGGACCGGCTTCTGGACCTCGAGCTGTACGTCCCGGAGCGACTCCGCCTGTTGTTGTAACTGCAAAGAGGGAGGCGGGTTCAGCTTGGCCCTCGCAGCCCCCCAAAGGGTCGCCTTTCCCACCCGCTACTGCTGCTCAGACGCCCCCCCAGGCTTAGGCTTGTGCCAGGTAAGCCAAGGAAGCTTTCAATGTCACCTCTGGTTAGAGCCGATTACGGCCGAATGGACACAATTCACTTTTCTAAAAGGACAACAAATGAGTTTTTGAATTCTTAGTTACTAATTAGGAATCTGTGTGAAGGGTCTTACAGAGAACTCCAGGAACCCCCCACCGAAACCCAGGCCTTAATCCGTCACCCCCAGTTTCCTTGTCTAGTCAGACAAAGCCCGGCTCAGCTCCAGGCCCTGGAAATAGTGACTTACTGTCTTCTGGGAGTATGAGATCGCGAGCGGGAGCGGGAGCGGGAGCGGGACCGACTGGCACTTCTGCTGTTTCTACTTCTCTTGCTGTCCTTCCTCACACTAGAGGGGAAAAAGCAGTCAGAGCGCCTCCCGCCAGGACCAGCCCCCCACCAGCCCCGAGCGCCTCCCGACCCCAACACTCACCCATTGTAAGGGCTTTTGGAAGCCTGCGGTCTATCTTCGGGTTCTTTTTTGATGGTTTTCATGCTGGCAGAGATCGGCGTTTTCTCCTCTGGTTTGACTTCTCTGGGggatgctttaaaaaacaaaaaaacagcccaaatgtaaaatctattatatttaaatgaaagCCAACAGTTGCTCCTAAAAGTGAGTAAATCCGGCCACAGGACTGTTTAAAAACACAAACCAAAATACAAAACAGACACTTGTTCCAAATAGTCAAAGGATTAGCAAAGGAGTTTAAGAAGAAAAGCTCGTGTAagacttccccccccccacttatGTGAACTAACATTAAAAAAGGAGGTAAATCTTACATGGTTTGGAAGCTGGAGAAAAACCGCCCAGCGTTGAAAGGGCTGGCGTTCCATCCGGATTCAGTCCTTTTGCTTTTAATTTAGCTTCCTGTAGGGCTactttcctcttttctacttctttttccaACAATTCATAGTTTGGCTATTGAAAGAAACCAGAAACGAGTATTTCTTAAGTGTTCCGTGACCCAAGTCTGCTGTCACCCAGTGCCGTGGCATGGCAGGAGGCTACAAAGATTACCTTTTTCCTGGTGTAAAGCCTCAGAGTTTCTATGCAGATATCCTGAATATCTTCTTCTGTGGTACCAAAGAGGAGAAACCAATGAGGACGAGTCGGCAGTGCAATCTAAATAACAGACAACGGAGGAGTTTAGACAGAATCTTGCTATTTTCAGTGACTTTATGCTTTGGTCTCCCTGGTGTCAAGAGTCTTTCAAGGATCAAATGCTCACCTGAAGTGCTCTGGCTGCAAGGTAGATACAAGCACATGCTATTGTCTCCGGTTGAAATCGAACAAAAACATTGGTTCGAAGGCTGTCATTCATGTAATtcctggaaaaaattataactctAAGTTTTATGGGTGAACACATGTTTCTTCTGGAGTTTAAAATTAGTTGGAGACTCAATctactttattctttttccttctctttcattatatttatgtCTTATAAGCGTTTAACATGTAACATTCTTATCTTAAAATTCCAGATAAGAATGTAAACATTTTGGATCTGTTCctctgctttaaaaaacaaacacacacacacacacacaaaaagaaacaaaacacaaaaaaacaaaagcctCCCCTTCTCtgcccaaaataaaaaaaaaaaaaattatcccatATTCGCTCTTGATTTTGGAGAAGTTTTTCAGTGATAGtatcatttctttccttaaaagCAAGGCTTTTACAACTTTGTTTCAGACAATTCATACTATgttcttaacttaaaaaaaccctttcaaCAAACTGCAGGTCAGGAAGTTTAGTAATTATTTTTTGTACACAAGACAATctcaccattttttaaaagaaaaaaaaaaacacagaaaatggTAGGAATATATGTAATCTTCAGAGACTGCTGGATTGATATTTCACTCAAATAGTAAAGAAATAAAGTTTGCTGCTTAATAGCTAACTTCAAACCTTATAAAGGTAATTGATTAAAGCAAATACAACTTTAATGTTTACGCAGCAATTAAACAGACTGAACATGTATTCCAATTACTCAATTAAGTGTTGGACTCTGTACTCttccaatacaaaatatttataaaaatacaatatgcaAATTATTTCAAGTCATAACTTAAAAGTGGAATCGGCATCTTTAACTTTTAGCTAAGAAAATTGATCCACGAAATGTGATTTCATGAAACATAACATGAAAACAAACATACCTCCCGTAGATTTAATAAGACCAATACAAAAGAGCATTCTTTATTGAAAGGCCAAAGGGTGCACGGGACATGAGGAATGAAGTCATTTTGCTTGCGTATGCAAAGGATTTGTTACTGCCAGTCATTTCCTGCACATGATTGAGTTTGAGAATACAGGACAGTAGAGAAACAACTATAACAATTCATCCAAATAGTACTCATTTTACCTTTAAATAAGCCAGCACTCCACGCAGAAAATCAGCATCTCAAAAGTGTTGCTTAAAGTGTCTCCAAGCAATAGTAAGACTCCCCCTTAAAACAAGGGAAGGCCTGACAATTCTCTAAATTTCATATTGCCTGAAATGCAAATTTGAAATCCAATGGCCCAACTGCTAACAGTTGTAAACTAAAATGGTGCCCACTGCTGCTCCTTTGGCAGTCTTAGCATGCTGT
Protein-coding regions in this window:
- the CCNL1 gene encoding cyclin-L1 isoform X1 encodes the protein MASGPHPIPAAASASASSASSSAASAPASSSSSAPAATAASVSATAAPASGGPAAGILIGDRLYSEVSLTIDHSLIPEERLSPTPSMQDGLDLPSETDLRILGCELIQAAGILLRLPQVAMATGQVLFHRFFYSKSFVKHSFEIVAMACINLASKIEEAPRRIRDVINVFHHLRQLRGKRTPSPLILDQNYINTKNQVIKAERRVLKELGFCVHVKHPHKIIVMYLQVLECERNLTLVQTAWNYMNDSLRTNVFVRFQPETIACACIYLAARALQIALPTRPHWFLLFGTTEEDIQDICIETLRLYTRKKPNYELLEKEVEKRKVALQEAKLKAKGLNPDGTPALSTLGGFSPASKPSSPREVKPEEKTPISASMKTIKKEPEDRPQASKSPYNGVRKDSKRSRNSRSASRSRSRSRSRSRSHTPRRHYNNRRSRSGTYSSRSRSRSRSHSESPRRHHNHGSPHLKAKHAREDLKSSNRHGHKRKKSRSRSQSKSRDHSDAAKKHRHDRSHHRERRERSRSFERAHKGKHHGGNRSGHGRHRR